One Polypterus senegalus isolate Bchr_013 chromosome 10, ASM1683550v1, whole genome shotgun sequence DNA segment encodes these proteins:
- the LOC120536183 gene encoding uncharacterized protein LOC120536183, whose translation MMHSLRGTVFSFLVIFSICMAVKISTPPQEVTATFKSDVLLPSFFKLSSPQYGLKYTTAKWTRAKDKSKLSELIYKNVTNYSRANMSESELKKGNASLSLSMVTFEDEGEYLFEIEEAAEIPQSLIIVLKIIEKVEKLFSEAVTEGANKMITDPISVTTQGPTVGKVMVIVGPTLAALGVLAALVCLYVKRRLFLKSCIAYRNNCCNDPENQEANNSRPENIPLQQVL comes from the exons ATGATGCACAGTCTGCGCGGCACGGTCTTCTCCTTCTTGGTCATTTTCA gcatttGTATGGCTGTGAAAATATCCACTCCGCCGCAGGAAGTGACAGCCACTTTCAAATCAGACGTACTACTGCCGAGTTTTTTTAAACTGAGCAGCCCACAATATGGACTGAAATATACCACTGCAAAATGGACAAGAGCAAAAGACAAATCAAAATTGTCAGAGCTGATTTATAAGAATGTAACAAACTACAGCCGTGCAAATATGTCAGAAAGTGAACTAAAGAAAGGGAATGCCTCCCTAAGTCTCAGTATGGTCACCTTTGAAGATGAAGGAGAATATCTATTTGAGATAGAAGAAGCAGCAGAAATCCCCCAAAGTCTCATCATTGTGCTAAAAATTATTG AGAAGGTAGAGAAGCTCTTCTCTGAGGCAGTGACTGAAGGTGCAAACAAGATGATCACTGACCCCATCTCAGTTACAACTCAAG GGCCAACTGTGGGAAAAGTGATGGTAATAGTGGGGCCAACACTGGCCGCACTGGGGGTGCTAGCTGCACTGGTATGCTTGTATGTGAAACGGCGACTATTTCTGAAAAGCTGCATAGCTT ATCGGAACAACTGTTGCAATGATCCTGAAAACCAAGAGGCTAACAACTCCAGACCGGAGAACATACCTCTGCAGCAAGTACTCTGA